The following nucleotide sequence is from Zea mays cultivar B73 chromosome 1, Zm-B73-REFERENCE-NAM-5.0, whole genome shotgun sequence.
TCTGCATTTCTACTTTTTCTTTCAGATTAAAGTCGTCTATTTTTTACTGTTGCAGCTGTAATCTATAAAGACAAAAATACTATAAAAATAATAAAAGCAGATACAGATTAAAGTCAAATAAACAGGAGCAAGCGGCTGTTAATTGTGAAGGAGCAGTGAGCCACACAGATTGATGGTAGATGAAACAGTATCTGGTCAAAGTCGGCCTAAACTTTCGATCAATTGATCTCCAAATATGCTAGCAAAAAGGTCGTTCTATGCGATCAGCCAACAAAGAAACCCCCTTTTTACCCACTAAAACAAAACGGAACGAAAGACAACGCAACAAGCATCGCCCATTCATCCTGTAATGCCAAGATACTTTCCACTCGCCTACTCATCATCGGTATATTGTTTAATTCAAATGTGGAATGGAACGACGATGAACCCGTGATACATACTTAGTCCATTTGTCTATTTAGGCTAGGAGGGCGCCTCCATTCTCTACCTTTTGATCTTTTGGTCAGATGGTCATGCCCAAGAAAAATGCGATCCAAAATAGCCTTTTATCATTAGAGCTCTATTAAATGATCACCATATTAgattgaaaagccggtgacttgTATCAGGTTTAgtgcatatgcttttggttcgtcactcTCCACCAAAAGTCAGGGGGCATATGTTAAGCATAGAAAATgacctggcggacggtccggccctgaggcaggATGGTCCGCAGTCTGGACTGTCCGtgcgtgcgcagaatcagttagaTTTCCGGATTTttgcgggatttgttagctaaacctGTATGATTAACTCAGGAACCGACTTATAACAGGTCAAGACCTCCCCGTTTATATTaatgaagggctacgaccgattgaacccccacaatCGATACAATCAAGTCTActtatcgtttttaccttatacattaggagtagctctagaTTAGCTCCAGTTTAGCCTCCCTCTACCTCAAATTTTCACCTCTATTTGGCTATACGTCGACTTTTGGGTGGTCTGTCGACGTCAAGACACACTCTAGGATCTCTCCTTCTCGACAGGTTCCTCCCGGGAGGCGGGATCTAGGTCTTCTGCGAAAAAAACGACTCTCTGCGCCATCGCGGGCCGTCCGAGCCCCAGGCGCGAACCGTCTAGACGTACGCAAAGGAGATGCTCATGCGCCCATGTCGTGGACCGTCCGACGATCCTGTGCCGTGGACTGTCCGCGTGTCCACAGAGAGCATCGCCAGATGATTTGTTCTAGTATTTGACGCCCAGATCGACGCCAATAGCATGCAATAAATTTTCAAGGGGAACAAGCACAAGTAGGCCGGCCGGCACCCGGCAGTGCTGTCAAACGGGACAGTGGTTTTATCTTATCCATGAACAAAAAGGGCTTTTTGGAActaggagggagggagggaggccaAAAGAAAGCCGAGAAAGAAGGAAGTCTCTTTCCCGGCCTGTCTctccgtctccgtctccgtcGTCGTGCGTGGGGCCTATCGCAGCGTACGGCTGCGCCTCCCTCCGCCGGCAAGGCGTGCGCCGCGCGCTGTCTCGTCCTCCCATCggcccatccatccatccatccacgtCCGCCCATCGGCCCTTCCTTGATTTGGCTTTTTAGTTAATTACCTCATCACACCACTGATGAAcagcgagcaccaccgccgccggCTAATGGATCCGCCGTTGCTGCGATTAAGCATAATCTTCTACGTACTGACGTCATCGACAACCGGAGTAATTCGCTGCAGCAACACACCATGCAATCAGACTTGAATCCATTCCTCCACAGCGAGTAACTGCGATTTGCCTGACGACGAAGCAACTGCGCGTGCGTTGCGATAGTGGCGATATCAAATCAGTTTTTTTTTCTCAGCGTTGTTGCGCAGACATGCATGCTCCATGGTTCTTGTCAATGGGGTCGTCTCTGCAACTCTGCGTCCACCCCCCCGCCACCCCTTCCAAGTTCCAACCGGCCTTTGTTGCTGCCTCCTTAGCTGACTTGCTCCTCCTGCAACAGAGCCACCAGATTTTTTTATCGCCTTTTTTTCCCAGAGAAAGAGCAGAACATATGCAACACTGATGTGGCAAAATAGTGCAGGCAGCACTGAATGAGAGGAGGCCCCCGGCCCATTGCTCATCCTCGCTCATCCACCATCATCATGAGCTCATATGCGTGCTGCCCCCCGTCCGAGATCCCTTTGCTTGTTTTCGGTGACAAGCTAGCTGACAGCTCCCATACATCTCACGAGGAGTAGTTTACGGCATGTGTTTAGGGGCAGCTTCACTAATCTTGTTGTTTAGATAGTGAAGCTGTCCAAGAAAGGGACTTGCTTGCACGCATGACAGGAGAGCGAAACATCACTAAACAAACTGCACACACAGAGCAATGATGATCATGGCACACATGTACACTGCATCGCACACAAAGTGCGTGCACTGTTTGAGATGCAAGCTCTCGGCTCCTCTCCTGGTTCGCAGTACCAGTTGCAGTTGCAGTTTGTGTCCGTCCAGTCCATGCATGCACGTGGGCCCCCGCGCGTGCATGGGGTGGCGAGGTAGAAGAAGATTAAACTGGACTCCTGCAGGCCCTGTCTGCTCTGCGCGGGGCACTGCATGCCATTGCTTAGCAAGCGAGCGAGTGGTGACACTGACAGTGTGTCATTAGCTAGCCTGCCAGGGTTGGAGGAGGAGAGGGGGGCGCGTGCAAAATTTTTAATCCCTCCTCCCCCCCTAGTGTCTACTACTACTCTACTAGCGACGGAACGGAAACTCGGAAAGGCACCCCATGCGCGTTGGATGGAGGAGCCCTGGAGAGTGGAGATGGTGTTTATAAATCCGCTCCTCCTGCCACCCCAAGGTTTCAGAAACCCACCACCGCAACACCTGCGCTCCGGCCTGCTCTCTCTTTCAAACAGCTTCGTGTGTCGTTGCGCCGCGCATAGTTCCAGCGCCAGCTCGGCACTGAAGAATCTGGTGACCGGCCGGGATCGAGAGCCAAGCTCGAGCAGGAACGGAGAGCGCGCGGATATATATagctatgatgatgatgatgatggacaGGCAGCTCGTCAGGCAATGCGACATGGAGGTCATGAGGATGGCCATGCTCAAGCACGAAGAGACCTTCCGGCAGCAGGTAAAGCGCGCGCCGAGAAACTtcggcttcttcttcttctttctcctgCTGTCCTTCACACCGTCGCTACTTGTCTAATATATTTCACACATCATCCTGGAAAGGAAGAGAAGTAgaaactgctgctgctactgatcGATCGTGGAATGGATTATCGCCATTGTTCTTGGCAACTAACCGTCTTATCGTCTGATCAGGTTCACGAGCTGCACCGCCTGTACCGCATACAGAGGGAGCTGATGAGCGACCTAATAACGACCCGATACGACGACGAGCCGCTGCTGCTGACGACCGCCGGCCGGCGCAGCAAGCAGCCGCGCCGGGCGCTGGACCTGCAGCTGCCAGCCGACGAGTACATCGTCAGCGCCGACGAGGAGTCGGACGCCGCCGGCGCGGAGCTGGAGCTGACGCTGGCCGTCGGCGGGCGCTGCGCAGCCGGCGGCGGCCGGCGCAAGAGCAACAGGCGCCGGAGGCAATTAGCAGAGCGGCAGCAGCGCGACAACaacgacgccgccgccgccggcggcggctCCTCGCCGTTCGGGTCCGACTGCTCCGGCGCGAGCGCCCTGTCGTCGCCGCCGCCTTCGTCGGCCGAGTACTACTCCGACGacgggccggcggcggcggcgtgccaGAGGGCCGTTGCGTTCGACCTTGGAGGAGAAGGCGACGGCGTGATGAGGCAGCAGCACGCGCCGTGGCTGGCGCAGTGCCAGCAGTACCTCAGCCTGAGGATGACATGAGTGAAGCTGCAGGCCTGCAGCGCGCTGCTCGCCGCCGTCCATGTCGATGTCCATGTCGCTAGCTGTACCAGGTTGCGTTTGTGTTGTAGCTTGTAGGAGCAGCAGTACGTACTAGCCACTAGTGTTTTTTTTATCTATCTATTCCTTTTTTTTTTGCCCTTTGTGTTTGCTATATGTCCTAGCCGTGGCCAATGGAGTCCGGGAAGAAGGCCTGCAGTTAATGAGTGCATCCTAATCCTGATTCCTGATCCAAAGATGTTAATTGATCATGGCTATATAGCTAATGAGTTCATCCTGATTGATTAATGATGCTCATCAGACTAGTGCTAATTCAATGAGTAATAATACTGCCGCCATCTGCTCAAGATTCTTTCTACTCCCGTTCGTGACCGTAAAAGGTGGTAATAATCAGGCAGTGAAACTGAAAGACGCAGAGGAACTACAGCTGCATGAAAAAGGTGAGAGCTCCTAGTAGATGGTGTAACTGTGTGAAGGAAAGGGGACAGGACTTTCTTTTTTTTTAACTGTGTAAAGTTACATTTGATGGCGAAAATTGACGTGTGTACTGTGTTCAAAACATCAGATTATTAGCTTGGAATCCGGAAATTTTGAGTGGGCCACGTGTTTAGGGAAAAGGAGGACATCTCTAGTGATTGCCGTCCTGATATTGAATCTAGCAGAAGCAGAGGAATTTGCATTTGTGCGTGTCAAAAGTAAGAAAAAAGAGATAGAACAAATATACTGTACTACGTTTTTTTGTCGCGTTTGTTGAGCGCCAGAAATATCCTcgcagacgatctgatcctgagacgggacggtccgcgtgtgcgcagagtcagtttggATTTCGAGTTTCTCGcaggatttgttagctaaaaccgcgggattagctCGAAAAACAACTTATagtggatccagacctcccctttatatagatgaaggactACCGCTGATTGAACCTCCCACAATCGATCAAATTAAGTCTATTTCTCATTTttacttatgcattaggagtagttctagtttagctctaGGTTAGCCTTTCCCtaccccaaattcttcgcttctcttcgactctacatcgattagaggtgtctagggtggcctgccgaccctaGACGAAGCCtatgatctctcctccccgacggggtccctcccgggagcgggaTTCAGGCGTCGTCGGCGAACTCcgtcgcccctgcgcacgcgcggaccgtccggactctATGCGCAGACCGTTCGGCCCGTCAGACAAGGAACCCGTGCCCTacgccaggccgcggaccgtctggcccctgtacagagagcaccgccgcgggTTCTCAATGCATTAATTGACGCCCGCATCGGCGTCAACAACGTTTTAGTAAAAAATGAACCGGCGAGCGATAAATATTCGAGAATGAAGGTAAAACTAATTAAGACAAATTTTTCACA
It contains:
- the LOC100279086 gene encoding uncharacterized protein LOC100279086; translation: MMMMMMDRQLVRQCDMEVMRMAMLKHEETFRQQVHELHRLYRIQRELMSDLITTRYDDEPLLLTTAGRRSKQPRRALDLQLPADEYIVSADEESDAAGAELELTLAVGGRCAAGGGRRKSNRRRRQLAERQQRDNNDAAAAGGGSSPFGSDCSGASALSSPPPSSAEYYSDDGPAAAACQRAVAFDLGGEGDGVMRQQHAPWLAQCQQYLSLRMT